From the genome of Patescibacteria group bacterium:
GCTAAATCAATAACAAGTTTTGGATTTGAGCTTGCGCCAATAACATTCGCTGTATTTACAGTCTCCAACCTCATCACTTTTTTATTTCCATTCAAAGCATAATCCATTAAATCAGTATTCTTAAAAAACATTTCAATATTACCCTCAATCGTTAACTGCTTGTTCAAAAAATCATTCGGCTCAATACTCCCAAGCTTGTCATCATCTTCAATGTTTTTATTTATGTTTATTTCTACACTTTGTACATCTATTGCACTAGCACCCCCAAGACTTGCCAAATCATCTGCTAGTTTGACATTAATATCTTTGCCCAGAAAATAATTCTCTGTAACATAGGCTGGTATATTTGTCGCTGGTACGCCCGACTTGCCTCTGACTGCTACTTCAAACTTGAGATAGTCTTTAGCAACTGCGTTCAACTTAAGTGTTTCAATTACTGAATTAGTATAAACCTTTTGTTCATTATCTCCCCTTTTAACCTCAAGGCTTAAAGTTGGATGTTTGGCTGACTGTAATACCTCAAAATTATGGTCATAAACTCCAGTATCTACTGACTCCACTGATATAACACTACCCAGTGTAGCCAGCATTATAAGTCCAAAGCTTTTATCAAAAACTTCACCAGCAATGGTGCCACCGCTCATTTTTTTACTAATCTCTTGATCTTCACTATCCTCAATTACCCCCACAGCTCGTTCACTCACTGCAACTTCAATTTTTTCATTTACATCCTCTGACAATGGTTTAAGCCAATAGGTTGGGGCAACAACCGTCCCTCGCACAGTTTCTCGACCAATACCAATATTAAATTTTCTTTTTAATGTTTCTGTCATATGTTTTATTCTTTATTTAATTTTTTAAACTTTTCATCTGCCTCCTCCTTTGATTTGGCTTTTATAGTAACTTTGCCAGGATAATTAAATTCTTGCTCTATTGAGCCATTTATTTCTTTATCCTCAATTTTAGTGTCTGGCTTATTCGGACGAATACTTTTGTCCTCGATTTGTGATTTTTTCATAGACATAATAGTTTTATGTTAGTTGTTTAAGTTTTATACAAATTATTTCCATTTCCAGCACCCTCATTAAAAGTTCTCTATCCTCCCATGTAAAACTGCTGGCTACCTGAACATCATCGCAAGCTCCGCCCAAAGTATCATCGTGATCAAACATATCATCAATTATTTCTGATAAGTTTATAAGCAAATTTTCTCCGTCTTCTTGACCTCTTGTGTTTTCGTTTATCTCTTGAAGTATCTGCAATTTAAATTTATAAATCTTTTTTATTGTTTTAACGCTCTCTCTCACTTTTTCATTTTCACTGCCTAAAATAATTGCAACAGGATATTTGGTAAAATGACCTTTATTGTATTTGTAGACCTCCTTTAAATCCTCAATACTACTAAGCTTGTTATAAATTGCGTTTAAAATATTATTTCTCATAATCTTTTGATTATTTTTTCTAATACATCAACAAATATTTTTCTTACTTTTATATTTGTCATGTTCACAGTCCTGTCAACAAACGGATTAGCTTTTGTTCCTTTACGCATAATTGATTTTTGTAATGCATATGGGTTGATTCCTTTTTTTATTGCCCAAATTCTAAGCGGTGACCTAGGGCTACTCACTGGCACATAGTGTGGTCTTGTTCCCTCATGAACCGATATAGCATATTTTTTCTTTGGAACTATTATTATGCTATTTTTTGTTAGCCTCATTCCTATGCTTTGACGTAAATGGTTGCTAACACCAATCGGAACCTCCCTTTTTTCAGTACCGACAATAAGCTTGCCCGACTTTAACAATCCTTTGTTTATTTCCTGATTAGAAACTACCGGGTACATTTTAAAAACTTCTCTAATCTCGTTTAAATTTTCAATCTCAATCTCAAATGGCATATTAATTATTTGGCTTTATAATTATCGCCTCAATTCTGGACAATGAACGATATTCAATTTTTTTTAAATTTTTAACTATATACGCTTGTCCATCGCATTCAATTTTATCTGCCTCTCTGATATCCGAATATAGTTCTGCATACAATTTAGACATCTCGGCCGGGTTTCCCTCGCTTATCATCAAATCTTCTGCCTTGATAGACATAATGACTCCATTGATATCATTTATTCTTTCATATTCCTCGGTTTTCTTTTCTACGTCGCTTACCAGTCTATAAACCGCTATAATCTTTTCAAAAGCAAATCTCATATATTGAACTTTTTATACTTTGATAATATTGCCAAAATATCCTGTGACAAATAACTCTCCCAAGTAACACCTGCATCTCCTAAATTTTCCATTTTAATTCCATCACTCTTCCTTTTATTCCATAAGGCCCCAACCATTCTAAGAATGGCCAGTTTTAAATCTTTTGGCAGATCAGCTGTTGTAAACCCAGCCTTATAACTTATTTTGTAATTTCTCTCACCTCCGATAACTTGATCCAGTTTTATAATCCCTTCGCGCGGATAAAGGGTATATTTACTATCAGGAGTATCAATCCACGATCCATCTTTTTCCCGTTGAACTACCAAAGTCTTAATATTTAAGCTATTCTCAAGAAAAATATCATCATCTATTTCGTACCCGTCAAAATATTCGACTACATCATCTTCCTTAATTTTATTGTTAGCTATAGCCTCGATCCATCTAACTGCTCCCGAAATCAAAACCTCTATGACATCGTCATAGTTACTCGTATTCAAGCTTATATACAATTTGAAATCATCTGCAGTTATTAGCATAGTACTTTAGATTTTTTGACAAACTTTTTTCTTAATTAACTCCTTAGCCTCTTCTGGATCAAGCCCGGCTTTCTCTCCCTTGATATAAGGAGTATAACTTCTTAGAAATTCCACGCTTGTCATTTTTTTTGACTTAGTGTTATCTTTTTTATTTTTGTTTTCTTCGTTGTTTTTGTTCTCCTCCTTATTTTTATTTTCCTCCTGATTTTCGCCTTGTTCTTGTGTCTTGTTTTCTTTTGACATAAATTTTTTGCTTAATAGATTAAATTAATTATGTTATTCTCCTTACTCTCCCCCTGCAGTAATTAACAGGGGGAGAGTATAGTAAAATAACTATTTCTAAACACTTGCATCAACAACCCCAGTCAACTTCTTCCCTGCATCTGGCAAAGTATAAACTCCATCAATAGCCTCGGCTACAACCAATTCAGTCTGTAACTTGCTGATAATTTTATCAGTATCCACAAACATCTGCTCTCCATCCTTAATCCAGTAATACCATGGGTCAAACAACATAATTTCTGTCTCATCTCCTCCCGCTCCAAGATTGGACGGAATATCAACACTTTCATATACTGGACGATTGAATACCGTTTGATCTCTAACGTCAAATATCGGCAAGTCATTCAGATCTTTAAGCTTTCTTAACAACTTCATACCCTCTGAAGATGTCATAAACACCGCATTCTGCCTGTACTGCTCGGGTAGTTCATAAAAGAGATTAACTAAATCGTCATAACTAAACTTTACTTTTTCCTGAGCAATTTCACTAAATCCAGCACTTCTTAATCCTGTTGGTTTTCCAGCACCATCTCCAGCAACAAACGACTGCTCTTCAACATCTCTCATCTTTCTTGAGCAAAGCTCTCCAATAAAATTAATAATATTAAAGGCTGAAGTGTTCAACAGCTTTCTCGGAATCAACACTCTAGTTGCAAGATAATAATCATACAAGTTCTTCTTTGAGATTGTCGGGTTACTTTCAGTTATTTCCTCATTCTCATCCACCCAATAAGCAATTACACCAGTACCTTCTAAAGGAAGTTTAAACTCTCCGCTTAACTTAAAGACAAATGACAACTTTCTCATCTTTGATATCTTGTCCCTCTTGGTCAAAATAAAATCAGCCAATTCAGTTGGAACGGTATGCCCGAATGAAGCATTGCTTGAGTCAACTGCTTTCTCGTCAACATTGCCCAGACATACATCTTGGATAAATTTAGCTGCTTTAACCATTTTCTCCTCAGTAGTATCTTCTTTCTTATCCCTAACTCCTGTTTTAATTTCTTTTAATACCTCACTTTTGAAATCAGGCAAGATTTCGTTAACTCCATCTTTAATGATTCCTTTCAAGTCATCCATAGTTATTTCTTTAACCTGAGTTTGAATCGTTTCTTTTTCTTTGTTCATAATTTTGAAATAAATTAATAATTAAATTACTTCGTTATTCGAAGTATAAATTCGCAAGCCTTATCTGCTTGCTTTACTGCTTGCCTGATACGGAATATTTTTTTATTATCCGCAAGGACGTCGACCTTTGTCCCTTTTTGATTTACCAGGGACTTTAAATGTTTAATATACTTATTACTTAATTCAACCCTCTCTGCCTTACCGTTACTAAAATAAATCTTTGCTCTTTTTTTTTCGTAATCAACATCAATGTAATTCACTTTTTCCAAACTCTTTATATACAATAGTCTTGTCTTCGGATTAGCCCCTGCTAGTACTGGCGACCACTCATAAAGTTTTACTTTTTTAATAATTCTGTTATCATTCTCATCCCATTCATAATCTAAAATCTTAAAGCCAATACTGAACTCATCAATTATTCCAAACTTAATATCACTGTATGCCTCTTTGCCTCTCTGGGTTTCCAAATTAAACTGTGCCCTGATCAATAAACCCTCATCATCCTCTTCAGCTTTTAAAGTCTTGGCTATTGGAATACTCCAATCATGCATCCACACTCCCTTGGGATATTTAACCTTTAAACTGTCTGCAAATGCCCCACGTTTTATAATATCTCCATCCAAATCAATATTATTGAATATGGATACATAGGCCTCAATAATTCCAGCATTCTCGCTTTCTTTCTTGCTTTCCTTTTTTTCAATAATTTTAAATCTAGCCTTAACTCTGACTCTGGTTATTTCATCATGTTTTTTATTTTTTTCTTTATTCTTCATATTTATAAATTAAATTATTAAACAGGGGTAAAATCACATTTACAGTTCGGATGAACTGGTATCTCTCCCTCGATTGATTTAATAGTCCACTCTTTACCAGATTGACCTATACATACCTCACAAGCATCAGGCGATAACAACCATTCAGCGCTGGTAAATCCATAATGCTCATATGTCTTCCTGTGAGCCTCAACCACTCCTCTGGCCGTTTCTGTTCTTGCTATCATCTCCGCTCTATAATCTTTTGCAAAATCAAATACTTTCTCTACTCTTAACCTTAATTTCTCCAAACTCTCCCCATCATCTACTCCCTCTTTCATTTCCTTTTCAAAATCATTAATAGTCGTGTCTGTTATAATTCTCCCAGACTCTCGGCTTACTTTTCCCAACCACTCTTTTATAAACTCCATA
Proteins encoded in this window:
- a CDS encoding phage tail tube protein, whose product is MTETLKRKFNIGIGRETVRGTVVAPTYWLKPLSEDVNEKIEVAVSERAVGVIEDSEDQEISKKMSGGTIAGEVFDKSFGLIMLATLGSVISVESVDTGVYDHNFEVLQSAKHPTLSLEVKRGDNEQKVYTNSVIETLKLNAVAKDYLKFEVAVRGKSGVPATNIPAYVTENYFLGKDINVKLADDLASLGGASAIDVQSVEININKNIEDDDKLGSIEPNDFLNKQLTIEGNIEMFFKNTDLMDYALNGNKKVMRLETVNTANVIGASSNPKLVIDLAKIKFREPLIAGDNNEIAKVTVGFKAFYSSADAKSIIAVLTNEEASY
- a CDS encoding phage major capsid protein yields the protein MNKEKETIQTQVKEITMDDLKGIIKDGVNEILPDFKSEVLKEIKTGVRDKKEDTTEEKMVKAAKFIQDVCLGNVDEKAVDSSNASFGHTVPTELADFILTKRDKISKMRKLSFVFKLSGEFKLPLEGTGVIAYWVDENEEITESNPTISKKNLYDYYLATRVLIPRKLLNTSAFNIINFIGELCSRKMRDVEEQSFVAGDGAGKPTGLRSAGFSEIAQEKVKFSYDDLVNLFYELPEQYRQNAVFMTSSEGMKLLRKLKDLNDLPIFDVRDQTVFNRPVYESVDIPSNLGAGGDETEIMLFDPWYYWIKDGEQMFVDTDKIISKLQTELVVAEAIDGVYTLPDAGKKLTGVVDASV
- a CDS encoding HK97 family phage prohead protease; translation: MKNKEKNKKHDEITRVRVKARFKIIEKKESKKESENAGIIEAYVSIFNNIDLDGDIIKRGAFADSLKVKYPKGVWMHDWSIPIAKTLKAEEDDEGLLIRAQFNLETQRGKEAYSDIKFGIIDEFSIGFKILDYEWDENDNRIIKKVKLYEWSPVLAGANPKTRLLYIKSLEKVNYIDVDYEKKRAKIYFSNGKAERVELSNKYIKHLKSLVNQKGTKVDVLADNKKIFRIRQAVKQADKACEFILRITK